In Brachypodium distachyon strain Bd21 chromosome 2, Brachypodium_distachyon_v3.0, whole genome shotgun sequence, one genomic interval encodes:
- the LOC100823463 gene encoding methyl-CpG-binding domain-containing protein 4, translating into MASPPAPVSASPASSAQRKRGSTETIGLYAVQCCECHKWRTVPTKEEFETLRENFTDDPWVCTKRLDCSCKDPGDIEYDSSRIWVIDKPNIPKPPPKTDRLAVMRGDLSKLDIYYVMPNGKRARCTGDVQKFLDANPDYKDRISVESFSFATPKIVEETVSHSSAWKAGKAKKQDKTNASSSKN; encoded by the exons ATGGcctcaccgccggcgccggtttcggcctcgccggcctcctccgctcAG AGAAAACGAGGTTCAACAGAAACCATTGGCTTGTATGCAGTTCAGTGTTGTGAATGTCATAAATGGCGTACCGTTCCAACAAAAGAGGAATTTGAGACACTTCGTGAGAATTTCACTGATGACCCATGGGTCTGCACTAAAAGACTTGACTGCTCGTGTAAAGACCCTGGGGACATTGAGTACGATAGCAGCCGCATCTGGGTAATCGACAAGCCCAACATACCAAAGCCTCCGCCCAAGACAGACAGGCTAGCGGTTATGAGAGGGGATCTGTCTAAATTGGACATCTACTATGTTATGCCAAATGGGAAGCGCGCAAGGTGCACAGGGGATGTGCAGAAGTTCCTCGACGCAAATCCAGATTACAAAGATCGCATATCAGTTGAAAGTTTCAGTTTTGCGACACCAAAGATTGTTGAGGAGACTGTTTCTCACAGCTCTGCGTGGAAGGCTGGGAAGGCCAAAAAGCAGGACAAGACAAATGCTTCAAGCAGCAAGAACTAA
- the LOC100842648 gene encoding probable receptor-like protein kinase At5g20050: protein MTVGQCPVITDQRRGEKEIEAGDRATNDAGSMQAKKVLAVAAAAALVLAAELALYLRFRLSRPFYLSTAGVLSASAVAALLLLLKMRGFGQSSARRRALEHGEEDYELRGVEYSFFRKVAGLPSKFSLEALALATDNFQCVAGRGSSGTVFRGLLDDGTPVAVKRIDNNNRAGSSGSNSVADREFKAEVSAIAGAQHVNLVRLLGFSLSHPRSRFLVYEFMEHGSLNRWIFPRPLGSSNGGCLPWAQRRQVAVDVAKALAYLHHDCRATVLHLDVKPENILLDGGFHGILSDFGLSKLVGKEQSRVVTAVRGTTGYLAPEWLLGAGVTAKSDVYSYGIVLLEMVAGRRSMVREEEEGLWSYLPRIAADVAREGRVMELLDKRLVREVSAAEEAAVRRMVHVALWCAQERAGERPTMARVVEMLEGRGVLEEVEAPPPSDMVMVDLLALDHGRGGGGPFGLPARSAASSSVLSECDSFKLSYLTGR, encoded by the coding sequence ATGACGGTCGGCCAGTGCCCAGTGATCACCGATCAACGGCGGGGcgaaaaagaaattgaagcaGGCGATCGAGCAACCAACGACGCCGGATCGATGCAGGCCAAGAAGGTCctcgccgtggcggcggcagccgccctCGTGCTCGCGGCCGAGCTCGCTCTGTACCTCCGGTTCCGCCTGTCGAGGCCGTTCTACCTGTCCACGGCCGGCGTCCTCTCGGCGtcggccgtggcggcgctcctgctgctcctcaAGATGCGGGGTTTCGGGCAGTCCTCGGCGCGTCGGCGGGCGCTGGAGCACGGCGAGGAGGATTACGAACTCCGCGGCGTGGAGTACAGCTTCTTCCGCAAGGTGGCCGGGCTGCCGAGCAAGTTCTCCCTGGAGGCGCTGGCCCTGGCCACGGACAACTTCCAGTGCGTGGCCGGGCGTGGCTCGTCCGGCACCGTGTTCCGGGGCCTCCTGGACGACGGCACCCCCGTGGCCGTGAAGCGGATCGACAACAACAACCGTGCcgggagcagcggcagcaacaGCGTGGCGGACAGGGAGTTCAAGGCGGAGGTGTCAGCGATCGCGGGCGCGCAGCACGTGAACCTGGTCCGCCTCCTGGGCTTCTCCCTCTCCCACCCGCGCTCCCGCTTCCTCGTCTACGAGTTCATGGAGCACGGCTCGCTCAACCGCTGGATCTTCCCGCGCCCGCTCGGCTCTTCCAACGGCGGATGCCTGCCGTGGGCGCAGAGGCGCCAGGTGGCGGTGGACGTGGCGAAGGCGCTGGCGTACCTGCACCACGACTGCCGCGCCACGGTGCTGCACCTGGACGtgaagccggagaacatccTCCTGGACGGCGGCTTCCACGGGATCCTGTCGGATTTCGGGCTGTCGAAGCTGGTGGGGAAGGAGCAGAGCCGGGTGGTGACGGCGGTGCGCGGCACCACGGGGTACTTGGCGCCCGAGTGGCTCCTGGGTGCCGGGGTCACGGCGAAATCCGACGTGTACAGCTACGGGATCGTGCTGCTGGAGATGGTGGCCGGGCGGCGGAGCATGgtccgggaggaggaggaagggctgTGGTCGTACCTCCCGAGGATCGCGGCCGACGTGGCGAGGGAAGGGCGCGTGATGGAGCTGCTGGACAAGAGGCTCGTCCGGGAggtgtcggcggcggaggaggcggcggtgaggaGGATGGTCCACGTGGCGCTGTGGTGCGCGCAGGAGAGGGCCGGGGAGCGGCCCACCATGGCGCGCGTGGTGGAGATGCTGGAGGGGAGGGGGGTgctggaggaggtggaggcgccgccgccgtcggatATGGTCATGGTGGACCTGCTGGCGCTGGATCACGGCAGGGGCGGGGGCGGTCCGTTCGGGCTGCCGGCGAGATcggccgcgtcgtcgtcggtgCTCAGCGAGTGCGACTCGTTCAAGCTGTCCTACCTGACGGGGCGATAG